A part of Prolixibacteraceae bacterium genomic DNA contains:
- a CDS encoding IS1380 family transposase, whose product MIKDFNSKVTPFGGIYLIHDLLISNGIIQFINEQLVDRDPKCIYKFSDLLLPRVYTTFCGGSATEDINYLRDNTLNNLRSISIPSADTILRGDVELSTPCEIIEGKTTIKGQKINVNTLMNKFLLASAIKFKQLDPNASDLIYDFDHQFIPTQKSDAEYSYKKTEGYFPGVATIGNIPVYIEGRNGNCHVKTAQLETHKRALELLASKGVKLRYARMDCGSYIKEVTDYFHQEGILFSIRASHSNVLLSKASKTDNWSCCEINNQAYEVNSFKYEFGQYTHRIIAYRKPNKSNQMSLITNDAKSYQFIVTNDWDITEEQAIIFYNQRGASEKVFDIQNNDFNWKSMPHSNLEENTVYLIIMAVAHILYRYIISKFADLVDGLKTTSRLKAFIFRFVTVAAKITKSGRRVIVHLATNNKKLALSET is encoded by the coding sequence ATGATCAAAGATTTTAATTCAAAGGTGACACCATTTGGTGGGATATATTTAATTCATGATTTGCTAATTTCAAACGGCATTATTCAATTTATTAATGAGCAATTAGTAGACCGAGACCCAAAGTGTATCTATAAGTTCTCTGATTTGTTATTACCACGCGTATACACTACTTTTTGTGGAGGTAGTGCGACGGAAGATATTAACTATCTTCGGGATAATACATTGAATAACTTGAGATCAATTTCTATCCCTTCTGCTGATACCATTCTAAGAGGAGATGTGGAGCTTTCTACTCCATGTGAGATTATCGAAGGAAAGACTACAATTAAAGGCCAAAAGATAAATGTTAACACACTAATGAATAAATTCTTGTTGGCTAGTGCTATTAAGTTTAAACAGTTAGATCCTAATGCTTCTGATCTTATCTATGATTTTGATCACCAGTTTATTCCCACTCAAAAGAGTGATGCAGAATATAGCTATAAGAAGACAGAAGGATACTTCCCAGGAGTCGCAACCATAGGTAACATTCCTGTATATATTGAAGGACGAAATGGAAATTGTCATGTTAAAACGGCTCAATTAGAGACCCATAAACGAGCATTAGAGTTGTTGGCATCCAAAGGTGTAAAATTACGATATGCAAGAATGGACTGTGGTTCATATATCAAAGAGGTTACAGACTACTTTCATCAAGAGGGTATTCTATTTTCGATTAGAGCCTCTCACTCTAACGTATTACTATCAAAAGCATCAAAAACAGATAATTGGTCTTGTTGTGAGATAAATAATCAAGCATATGAAGTCAATAGCTTCAAATATGAATTTGGTCAATATACACATAGAATCATCGCATACCGAAAACCCAATAAGTCCAATCAAATGTCATTGATAACCAATGATGCGAAGAGTTATCAGTTTATAGTAACCAATGATTGGGATATTACAGAAGAACAAGCTATTATATTCTACAATCAACGTGGAGCTAGCGAGAAGGTTTTTGATATTCAGAACAATGATTTTAATTGGAAATCAATGCCTCACAGCAACTTAGAAGAGAACACTGTTTACTTGATAATAATGGCTGTAGCACACATTCTATATCGATACATAATATCAAAGTTTGCTGATTTAGTCGACGGGTTAAAGACAACAAGTAGACTCAAAGCATTTATATTTCGCTTTGTTACGGTGGCAGCTAAGATTACCAAAAGTGGGCGAAGAGTGATTGTTCATTTAGCAACAAACAATAAGAAACTGGCTCTTTCCGAAACTTAG
- a CDS encoding TetR/AcrR family transcriptional regulator encodes MTKRRDKKEALLDATLTLVNNHGFHAAPMSKIAKLAGVSPATIYIYFENKQDMMNAIYLKSKRAMADAAFDGYSSDMSVKRGFELMWRNVLEFKMTHKREATLLEQCETSPIVGDEILKEGISYLSPMSQLLRRGIDENIIKNAADYELYAYAFYPLTFISQNIGRSQVSNNDLNIDMLFSMAWDSIRC; translated from the coding sequence ATGACAAAAAGAAGAGATAAGAAAGAGGCGTTGCTAGATGCGACACTGACCTTAGTTAATAATCATGGGTTCCATGCTGCTCCTATGTCTAAGATAGCAAAACTGGCAGGGGTTTCTCCTGCAACTATCTATATCTATTTTGAAAACAAACAAGATATGATGAATGCGATTTATCTTAAGTCAAAGCGCGCTATGGCTGATGCAGCTTTTGATGGATATAGTTCGGACATGTCTGTAAAGAGAGGGTTTGAGCTAATGTGGCGTAATGTGCTGGAGTTTAAGATGACACATAAGCGTGAAGCGACACTTTTAGAGCAGTGTGAAACTTCTCCTATTGTGGGGGATGAAATTTTGAAGGAGGGGATCTCTTATTTGTCTCCTATGTCTCAACTCTTAAGAAGAGGTATTGATGAGAATATCATTAAGAATGCTGCAGATTATGAGCTTTATGCTTATGCCTTCTATCCACTTACATTTATTAGTCAGAATATTGGTAGGTCACAAGTTAGCAATAACGATTTAAATATTGATATGCTTTTTTCTATGGCATGGGATAGTATTCGCTGTTAG
- a CDS encoding iron-containing alcohol dehydrogenase — protein sequence MQNFDYINPTMIKFGRGQITTIHEVIPKEAKVMVLYGGGSIKRTGIYDQVMSSLDGYDVVEFSGIPSNPEYEVLMDAVSIVREQEVNFLLAVGGGSVIDGTKFISAASVYDGDDAWDLLTKQEPIMEAVPFGTVLTMPATGSEMNYAAVITKRATSEKLLMQGVGIFPQFSVLDPTVVSTIPERQLSNGLIDSFVHVLEQYLTYPVEARLQDRFAESILNTLVDIAPKVKFSPSDYGSASDYMWCCTNALNGMLHNGVPQDWGIHMIGHEITAMYHIDHAITLAIVAPSYYQHLIGQKEAKLAQFAERIAGVTEGTPREKAVKAIEFIKSYFLSLGVTSKLSDYVDCFDQCAENISKTFKERQWLGLGEKQNVTPEMVEQIVKAAY from the coding sequence ATGCAAAATTTCGATTATATTAATCCAACGATGATAAAGTTTGGTAGAGGTCAGATTACTACGATACATGAGGTGATTCCTAAGGAAGCGAAAGTAATGGTTCTGTATGGTGGTGGTAGTATTAAAAGGACAGGGATTTATGATCAAGTCATGTCGTCATTGGATGGGTATGATGTCGTAGAGTTTTCAGGTATTCCCTCTAATCCTGAGTATGAGGTGTTGATGGATGCCGTAAGTATTGTTAGAGAACAAGAAGTTAATTTCCTATTGGCTGTAGGTGGGGGATCGGTTATTGATGGAACTAAGTTTATTTCGGCTGCTTCAGTATATGATGGAGATGATGCTTGGGATCTTCTTACCAAGCAGGAGCCTATAATGGAAGCAGTTCCATTCGGAACAGTATTGACGATGCCAGCAACAGGATCTGAGATGAACTATGCGGCAGTGATTACAAAAAGAGCCACATCTGAGAAGTTACTGATGCAAGGCGTTGGAATCTTTCCTCAGTTTTCAGTATTAGATCCGACTGTGGTTTCGACAATACCAGAGAGGCAGTTATCTAATGGTTTGATTGACTCTTTTGTTCATGTATTAGAGCAGTATCTCACTTACCCCGTAGAGGCCAGATTACAAGATAGGTTTGCTGAGAGTATCTTGAATACACTTGTGGATATTGCACCTAAAGTAAAGTTTTCACCCTCTGATTATGGTTCGGCATCAGATTATATGTGGTGTTGTACGAATGCATTAAATGGGATGTTGCATAATGGTGTTCCTCAAGATTGGGGGATTCATATGATTGGACACGAAATAACTGCAATGTATCATATAGACCATGCTATTACTCTGGCTATCGTTGCACCGAGTTATTATCAACATTTGATTGGACAGAAAGAGGCTAAGTTAGCTCAGTTTGCTGAGCGTATTGCTGGGGTGACAGAAGGTACACCACGAGAAAAAGCAGTCAAAGCGATTGAGTTTATCAAATCGTATTTCTTAAGTTTAGGAGTTACATCAAAACTTTCTGATTATGTGGATTGTTTTGATCAGTGTGCAGAGAACATCTCAAAGACTTTTAAAGAGAGACAATGGTTGGGATTGGGTGAAAAACAGAATGTGACGCCCGAGATGGTAGAACAGATTGTGAAAGCTGCGTATTAA
- a CDS encoding aldehyde dehydrogenase family protein — protein MQDILNIKFEEIGDYCRKGRTKSYLWRVTQLNALKSLLKDSSTLIDNALYEDLGKSSFESYLTEINILITEIDHTLDHLSSWMKDEVVDTPAALQPARSYIRYEPLGVILIMGAWNYPLQLTLGPLIPAIAAGNGAIIKPPRTASATTRIIRDLVPQYLDSQAFWVTEEDTSNDALLDLHWDKIFVTGSGRVGKVVMNAASKRLISVTLELGGKSPAFVDRSCDLEVSVRRLLQGKFMNAGQTCVAPDYVLLDKSIAADFYKMVPQVIHSFFGANPKESNDYGRIINEKTFSGLVGLIEGQDILCGGEYDQAYKYIAPTVLKNVSPEALIMQDEIFGPILPVIEIDSMKEGIDIMYGKDKPLALYVFAEDREVVKHILDHTTAGGVCVNDCLFHLAVPDLPFGGVGPAGMGKYHGKHGFLDLSNAKAVYDHQTGFDTLKRYPPFTEEKISMMKKMLGIKLPSCMGRSKCTSWFVNTFGSWFVK, from the coding sequence ATGCAAGACATTCTAAATATTAAGTTTGAAGAGATAGGAGATTACTGTCGTAAAGGCAGAACTAAGAGTTATTTATGGCGTGTAACGCAACTAAATGCTTTAAAGAGTCTACTTAAGGACTCTTCGACATTAATTGATAATGCGCTTTATGAGGATTTAGGAAAGAGTAGCTTCGAGTCGTACCTTACCGAGATTAACATACTAATTACGGAGATTGATCATACTTTGGATCATCTATCGTCTTGGATGAAAGATGAAGTGGTAGATACTCCTGCTGCGTTGCAACCTGCTCGGTCATATATTCGATATGAGCCACTTGGTGTTATTTTGATTATGGGAGCCTGGAACTATCCTCTTCAATTGACTTTGGGGCCCTTAATACCTGCTATTGCTGCAGGTAACGGAGCTATTATAAAGCCACCTCGTACTGCATCTGCTACTACTCGAATCATTAGGGATCTTGTACCTCAATACCTAGATTCACAGGCCTTTTGGGTCACTGAAGAGGATACTTCCAATGATGCATTGCTAGATCTACACTGGGACAAGATCTTTGTGACTGGTAGTGGAAGAGTTGGAAAAGTGGTGATGAACGCAGCGTCTAAACGACTGATTTCTGTGACTTTAGAGTTGGGGGGTAAAAGTCCTGCATTTGTTGACAGATCATGTGATTTAGAGGTGAGTGTTCGACGTTTATTACAGGGGAAATTTATGAATGCCGGTCAAACATGTGTTGCTCCTGATTATGTATTGTTAGATAAATCGATTGCTGCTGATTTCTATAAGATGGTACCTCAAGTTATACATAGTTTTTTTGGTGCTAATCCTAAAGAAAGTAATGACTATGGGCGAATTATTAATGAAAAGACTTTTAGTGGCTTGGTTGGGTTAATAGAAGGTCAAGATATTCTGTGTGGAGGTGAATATGATCAGGCTTATAAATATATTGCACCTACAGTACTAAAAAATGTTTCTCCAGAAGCATTGATAATGCAAGATGAGATCTTTGGACCGATTTTACCTGTGATAGAAATTGATTCGATGAAAGAAGGGATTGATATTATGTATGGTAAGGATAAACCTCTTGCATTATATGTTTTTGCAGAGGATAGAGAAGTGGTTAAGCATATCCTTGATCATACTACAGCTGGAGGTGTTTGTGTTAATGACTGCCTATTTCATTTGGCTGTCCCTGATCTTCCTTTTGGAGGTGTTGGTCCTGCTGGTATGGGTAAATACCACGGTAAGCATGGTTTCTTAGATTTGTCCAATGCCAAGGCGGTATATGATCATCAGACGGGATTCGATACCCTGAAACGTTACCCGCCATTTACAGAGGAGAAGATATCAATGATGAAAAAAATGTTGGGAATTAAATTGCCATCATGTATGGGGCGCAGCAAGTGTACTTCATGGTTTGTCAATACTTTTGGATCTTGGTTTGTTAAATAA